AAAAACCAGCTTATCTAGATTTCGGTTGGATTTATGATAGTAATGCTAAACAGCGAGGATAGGAAGTTCATAATTGATAGTGTGAAAAGGGGATACAAGGTGTCTGAACTTGCAAAAATGTTTAACGTTACACCAAGGAGGATACAGCAGATACTTCACGAAAGCGCTAGCCCAGATAGCGAAAAAGACTCTGAACTTACAGAAGACGAAAAACGTTTCATAGATGAACTCTGGGACAAGTACAAGATCGGATCGAGGACTATATACTACCTTCTGAGGAGCAAGGGCATGAACGTCTCCTATTATAGGATCTACAACTATATGAAGTTCAAGAGGATGGTGCATATGAAAGCGGATGCACTAATCATAAACGGCAAAGAAGCGGACCCACCGCTTACTACCGTGCTGATGGATTACCACCAAAAGAACCTTAACGATCCATACGCAATTTTTTGCGTAGACATGACGACAAAAAAAATACTTTCATATGCGGAATCACTTAAGATCACAAGCGATGTCGTGAGCAAAGTTATCGATAACCTCTACACGGGCAATGTAAAGATTAAGCATCTTATGATAAGGAGCGGCGTGTTGAGCTTGATATACAATACCAGCTATGTGTCATATCGAATAAGGAGAAAAGGTATACAGGATGTTGTAACGGATAAGAACGGATCCAAGGTACACCTGTCACTATCGAAACTCTGGCAGAATTATGATAGATATAGATGGACTTTTCAAAGCATAGATGATTTCGTTCATTGGTACAATGAGAGGCCCGTTACAAGGTTCGAAGACAGGATAGCATCTCCAGGACAGATATTCGAAGAATATATCAGAAAGTTTGAGATGCAAAGAGGAGAAGATTGAAATGCCTAATAATGGCTGGCGGGCTTGGCACAAGGTTCGGTGAGCCGGAAAAGGCCCTTGTGAAGGCATCTGGAAAACCTTTGATCGGTCGGCTGATAGATGAAGCGAGAAATATTTGTGATGAGATTTTCGTTTCTATAGATCCTTCGATGGTGAATATTAAAAATTTCCTTGGGACCGTTGGCGTAAACATTATTGCAAAAAATAGGGAAGGGTACGTAATAGACCTAAATTTTTCCTTAAATTCAATAAATACCTATCCTATCTTAGTCCTCTCAGCGGATCTTTACTTTAAAGATCCCTCCATATTAAGAAAATTCACGGATATGGCTATGGGAAGGACAGAAGATATCATCACGTTTACACTGCACGGAAATCCTATTGGCATTTCGTTGTTCAAGAAGCCGGAAGGCGATTTTACCAACATAGATTTTGATGATGGCGTCGTAAACGTGAATACGATTGATGACCTTAAGAAGATTCAATAACTGGGTAAAAACGTGTTCCTTCTGCTGATTCGTATCTGTTGAATTCCACGTTAAAAACCTGCTTCAGCACATCTGGTGTAAATATCTCTTGTGGTTTTCCTTGGGCCGCAATGCCTCCGCTCTTCATCAATATAACGTAGTCACAGAAGTTGTAAAGGAAATTTATGTCATGGGACACCACGATTATGGTCTTTCCCATCCGCTTCATTTGCCGTATTAACGACATCACCGTTACAGTTTTGTCTATGTCCAAAAAAGTCATGGGCTCATCAAGAAGGACGTATTTCGTATTCTGGTAAAGCGCAGCAGCGAACATAACAATTCTCTTTTCGCCGCCGCTCAGCGTCGAGAACTCTCTGTTCTTGAGCTGCAGTATTCCGCACAGCGAAAGGCATTCATCTACAGAAATACTTGCATCTTTTCTGCTATAACCGGAAAGCGAAACTACATCGTTGACTGTAAAGTTCATAGGTATCGGCTGTTCTTGCTGTACTACGGATACTTTTGACGCTATCTCCTTTATAGGCATACTTTCAACTGATTTTCCGTCTATAAGTATTGTACCGCCTTCAGGTTTGAGGAAGCCGTACAAATTCTTCACGAGAGTTGTTTTGCCTGAGCCGTTAAGCCCCCCTATCCCATTTATGCTGCCCTCTGTTATGGTAAAATTTAGACCGTTGAGGCTGAAGTTTCTCCTGATGTATTCAAGCCCAGTAACTTCTATCATTTCGTTTCCTCTAGCTCTCCAATGTCTTCTACAGATACGCGATCGTCAATTGGCTTTCCGTTCAAGACCAGAGAGTATGAAACAGATACACCGCCCCTTTCAGCCATTATTGATACCGAACAATATTTCTTTAGCGAAAGGTGTATGGCCCGCCTCGCCTTATCTGGATCGACATCACCATTTATTATATACGAAACATTTGCGAACTTCAAGATTCTGGGATGCTCGCTTCTCTTCTCCCCTTCCACTACACACCTGTAGGATTTAACATCCTGCCTCATCTTGTGCAGGATAGAGAGCACATCGTCGCTGGTACAGCCGCCAATAGCAAGGAGTAGCAGTTCGGTTGGCGAATGCCTATTTGGGTCACCGCCCTGAGAATACGTGATCTTTACTGTTTCCTTTCCATCGTCTGAATCAAAACCCT
This genomic stretch from Thermoplasma volcanium GSS1 harbors:
- a CDS encoding IS481-like element ISTvo3 family transposase produces the protein MIVMLNSEDRKFIIDSVKRGYKVSELAKMFNVTPRRIQQILHESASPDSEKDSELTEDEKRFIDELWDKYKIGSRTIYYLLRSKGMNVSYYRIYNYMKFKRMVHMKADALIINGKEADPPLTTVLMDYHQKNLNDPYAIFCVDMTTKKILSYAESLKITSDVVSKVIDNLYTGNVKIKHLMIRSGVLSLIYNTSYVSYRIRRKGIQDVVTDKNGSKVHLSLSKLWQNYDRYRWTFQSIDDFVHWYNERPVTRFEDRIASPGQIFEEYIRKFEMQRGED
- a CDS encoding NTP transferase domain-containing protein, coding for MKCLIMAGGLGTRFGEPEKALVKASGKPLIGRLIDEARNICDEIFVSIDPSMVNIKNFLGTVGVNIIAKNREGYVIDLNFSLNSINTYPILVLSADLYFKDPSILRKFTDMAMGRTEDIITFTLHGNPIGISLFKKPEGDFTNIDFDDGVVNVNTIDDLKKIQ
- a CDS encoding ABC transporter ATP-binding protein translates to MIEVTGLEYIRRNFSLNGLNFTITEGSINGIGGLNGSGKTTLVKNLYGFLKPEGGTILIDGKSVESMPIKEIASKVSVVQQEQPIPMNFTVNDVVSLSGYSRKDASISVDECLSLCGILQLKNREFSTLSGGEKRIVMFAAALYQNTKYVLLDEPMTFLDIDKTVTVMSLIRQMKRMGKTIIVVSHDINFLYNFCDYVILMKSGGIAAQGKPQEIFTPDVLKQVFNVEFNRYESAEGTRFYPVIESS
- a CDS encoding OsmC family protein, yielding MQVSFVYKDGEGFDSDDGKETVKITYSQGGDPNRHSPTELLLLAIGGCTSDDVLSILHKMRQDVKSYRCVVEGEKRSEHPRILKFANVSYIINGDVDPDKARRAIHLSLKKYCSVSIMAERGGVSVSYSLVLNGKPIDDRVSVEDIGELEETK